A genome region from Crossiella equi includes the following:
- a CDS encoding WGR domain-containing protein: MTAGTTYLELSEAGGGSHKFYEVTVAGTDVTISYGRIGEPGTVRSTSYPDAGKAVKAAEKKIGEKVRKGYAPAVKGVRQRRPVTRRQITSTRSTARQAPVLWRFSSGAAAFGIFIGEDTAWVGNERGDVFTLTLDGQVTGRFGLPDGVKCIVADDYWIYAGCDDGRVYDLGGKVPRVAYEIASDVDIYWLDIHDGVLGVSDQQGRVTTVDHEDEFQWARPSGGSSGWMVRCAPEGVFHGHTGGVTHYTSRTGDPVWHTNTAGAVLFGWQERASVYAGTSNGWVHRLDKATGAETARYHCDAPVFSCATSPDGAYVFAGDNHSSVYCFAADGTRLWKLGTGCGSAYSMQYRDDRLYLVTTDGSLVCVDASPAAVHAAEQGQLPPRADIKADGWQRVEATDEVETVAEVTLTSMPMSSGGLTGVGLGGTGLGGTGLGGIVVECVQQGGRLRVHVVSEGYDRTRAVQFPKGIRVPGARYLVSEIHSSATGGFYRTRGEIRRLR, encoded by the coding sequence ATGACCGCTGGCACCACGTACCTCGAGCTGTCCGAGGCCGGTGGGGGTTCGCACAAGTTCTACGAGGTGACCGTGGCCGGCACCGACGTGACGATCTCCTACGGCCGCATCGGCGAGCCGGGCACGGTGCGCAGCACGAGCTACCCGGACGCGGGCAAGGCGGTCAAGGCCGCGGAGAAGAAGATCGGCGAGAAGGTGCGCAAGGGCTACGCCCCGGCGGTGAAGGGCGTGCGCCAGCGGCGGCCGGTGACGCGGCGGCAGATCACCAGCACCCGCTCGACCGCGCGCCAGGCACCGGTGCTGTGGCGGTTCTCCTCCGGCGCGGCCGCGTTCGGCATCTTCATCGGCGAGGACACCGCGTGGGTGGGCAACGAGCGCGGCGACGTGTTCACCCTGACCCTGGACGGTCAGGTCACCGGCCGGTTCGGCCTGCCCGACGGCGTGAAGTGCATCGTGGCCGACGACTACTGGATCTACGCGGGCTGTGACGACGGCCGGGTGTACGACCTGGGCGGCAAGGTGCCGAGGGTGGCCTACGAGATCGCCAGCGACGTGGACATCTACTGGCTGGACATCCACGACGGCGTGCTCGGGGTGTCCGACCAGCAGGGCCGGGTGACCACAGTGGACCACGAGGACGAGTTCCAGTGGGCCCGGCCGAGTGGTGGCAGCAGCGGCTGGATGGTGCGCTGCGCGCCCGAGGGCGTCTTCCACGGGCACACCGGCGGCGTCACGCACTACACCTCCCGCACCGGGGATCCGGTGTGGCACACCAACACCGCGGGCGCGGTGCTGTTCGGCTGGCAGGAGCGCGCCTCGGTGTACGCGGGCACCTCCAACGGCTGGGTGCACCGGCTTGACAAGGCCACCGGTGCCGAGACGGCGCGCTACCACTGCGACGCCCCGGTGTTCTCCTGCGCCACCTCGCCGGATGGCGCGTACGTGTTCGCGGGCGACAACCATTCCTCCGTCTACTGCTTCGCCGCGGACGGCACCCGGCTGTGGAAGCTGGGCACCGGCTGTGGCTCGGCGTACTCGATGCAGTACCGCGACGACCGCCTCTACCTGGTGACCACGGACGGCTCGCTGGTGTGTGTGGACGCGAGCCCGGCCGCCGTGCACGCCGCCGAACAGGGCCAGCTGCCGCCGCGCGCGGACATCAAGGCCGACGGCTGGCAGCGGGTGGAGGCCACCGACGAGGTGGAGACGGTGGCCGAGGTGACGCTGACGAGCATGCCCATGAGCAGTGGCGGCCTGACGGGTGTGGGCCTGGGCGGCACGGGCTTGGGCGGCACGGGCTTGGGCGGCATCGTGGTGGAGTGTGTGCAGCAGGGCGGGCGGCTGCGCGTGCACGTGGTGTCCGAGGGCTACGACCGCACCCGGGCCGTGCAGTTCCCGAAGGGCATCCGGGTGCCGGGCGCGCGCTACCTGGTGTCGGAGATCCACTCCTCGGCCACGGGCGGTTTCTACCGCACGCGCGGGGAGATCAGGCGGCTGCGCTGA
- the metH gene encoding methionine synthase, giving the protein MNNVGGRTRELEELLAQRVVVLDGAWGTMFQNAALKPEDYYGDSFANHPRDVAGNPDLLNMTRPDLVLDIHRQYLNAGADITTTNTFTATGIGQADYLMEQYVREMNVSAAQLARQAADEAGGKFVAGSIGPLNVTLSLSPKVEDPGYRAVTFEQVKQTYREQISALAEGGVDLLLIETIFDTLNCKAAIAAAREVAPELPLWISVTIVDLSGRTLSGQTVEAFWNSIEHANPFAVGLNCSLGAAEMRPHVAELARFANAYTSAHPNAGLPNAFGGYDETPEQTAALLSEFVESDMVNIVGGCCGTTPPHINRIAEAVRGLTPRRVPEPAKRTRFSGLEPFQITEDTGFVMIGERTNVTGSARFRRLIEADDYQTAADVALEQVRGGANILDVNMDADLLDSERAMTNFLNLIATEPEIARIPVMIDSSKWSVLETGLKCVQGKGVVNSISLKEGEEPFLAQARRIRDYGAGVIVMAFDEEGQADNADRRVEICGRAYDLLTQQAGFPAEDIIFDPNVLAVATGIAEHNGYAKEFIDALPRIKARCPGAHISGGISNLSFSFRGNDIVREAMHSAFLLHAVRAGLDMGIVNAGQLAVYQDIPKDLLELVEDVIFNRREDATDRLVAHAETVSGRGKKREIDLSWREGDVRGRLSHALVHGIVDFIEEDTEEARQQLPRPLDVIEGPLMDGMKIVGDLFGSGKMFLPQVVKSARVMKRSVAYLEPFMEAEKEAARAAGLETAVRGNGKVVMATVKGDVHDIGKNIVGVVLGCNNYEVIDLGVMVPAAKILDTAVSEGADAIGLSGLITPSLDEMVNVAAEMQRRGLKLPLLIGGATTSRQHTAVRIAPSYDAVTVHVLDASRVVGVVSDLLDPDRAEELAANNREDQARLRVEHEGRQQKALLTMEAARANPEVVSFADLPTPAFTGLKVVTPDLTTLREMVDWTFFFLAWELKGKFPKVLENPVAKELFDDANALLDQIIAEGRFQARGVYGFWPAHSEGDDIVVETGVPGGLRYPMLRQQTEKPLDRPNRCLSDYVAPEGDHMGGFAVGIHGAEELAAEYEAKHDDYRAIMVKALADRLAEAFAEYIHLEARRAWFEPEAQPELADLHAERFRGIRPALGYPASPDHSEKRELFEMLAADEIGLGLTESYAMTPAAAVSGLIFQHPGAKYFTVGRLGRDQVEDYAKRRGMDLAEVERWLRPNLAYDPDAG; this is encoded by the coding sequence GTGAACAACGTTGGTGGCAGGACGCGGGAGCTCGAGGAGCTGTTGGCGCAACGCGTCGTCGTGCTGGACGGTGCCTGGGGCACCATGTTCCAGAACGCTGCGCTCAAACCCGAGGACTACTACGGCGACAGCTTCGCCAACCACCCCCGGGACGTGGCCGGTAACCCCGACCTGCTGAACATGACCCGGCCGGATCTGGTGCTGGACATCCACCGGCAGTACCTCAACGCCGGGGCGGACATCACCACCACCAACACCTTCACCGCCACCGGGATCGGCCAGGCCGACTACCTGATGGAGCAGTACGTCCGCGAGATGAACGTCTCCGCCGCCCAGTTGGCGCGGCAGGCCGCGGACGAGGCGGGCGGCAAGTTCGTCGCCGGGTCCATCGGGCCGCTGAACGTGACCCTGTCGCTCTCGCCGAAGGTCGAGGACCCCGGCTACCGCGCGGTGACGTTCGAGCAGGTCAAGCAGACCTACCGGGAGCAGATCTCGGCGCTGGCCGAGGGCGGCGTGGACCTGCTGCTGATCGAGACGATCTTCGACACGCTCAACTGCAAGGCCGCCATCGCCGCCGCGCGCGAGGTGGCCCCCGAGCTGCCGCTGTGGATCTCGGTGACCATCGTCGACCTCAGTGGCCGCACCCTGTCCGGGCAGACCGTCGAGGCGTTCTGGAACTCCATCGAGCACGCCAACCCGTTCGCGGTCGGCCTGAACTGCTCGCTGGGCGCCGCCGAGATGCGTCCGCACGTGGCCGAGCTGGCCCGCTTCGCCAACGCCTACACCTCCGCGCACCCGAACGCGGGCCTGCCCAACGCCTTCGGCGGCTACGACGAGACCCCCGAGCAGACCGCGGCGCTGCTGAGCGAGTTCGTCGAGTCCGACATGGTCAACATCGTGGGCGGCTGCTGCGGCACCACGCCCCCGCACATCAACCGGATCGCCGAGGCCGTGCGCGGCCTGACCCCGCGCCGGGTGCCCGAACCGGCCAAGCGCACCCGGTTCAGCGGCCTGGAGCCGTTCCAGATCACCGAGGACACCGGCTTCGTGATGATCGGTGAGCGCACCAACGTCACCGGCTCCGCCCGGTTCCGCCGCCTGATCGAGGCCGACGACTACCAGACCGCGGCCGACGTGGCCCTGGAGCAGGTGCGCGGCGGCGCGAACATCCTCGACGTCAACATGGACGCCGACCTGCTCGACAGCGAGCGGGCCATGACCAACTTCCTCAACCTGATCGCCACCGAGCCGGAGATCGCCCGCATCCCGGTGATGATCGACAGCTCCAAGTGGTCCGTGCTGGAGACGGGCCTGAAGTGCGTGCAGGGCAAGGGCGTGGTCAACTCGATCAGCCTCAAGGAGGGCGAGGAGCCCTTCCTGGCCCAGGCCCGCCGCATCCGCGACTACGGCGCGGGCGTGATCGTGATGGCCTTCGACGAGGAGGGCCAGGCCGACAACGCCGACCGCCGGGTGGAGATCTGCGGCCGTGCCTACGACCTGCTGACCCAGCAGGCGGGCTTCCCGGCCGAGGACATCATCTTCGACCCGAACGTGCTCGCCGTGGCCACCGGCATCGCCGAGCACAACGGCTACGCCAAGGAGTTCATCGACGCGCTGCCGCGCATCAAGGCGCGTTGTCCGGGCGCCCACATCAGCGGCGGCATCTCCAACCTGTCCTTCTCCTTCCGCGGCAACGACATCGTGCGCGAGGCCATGCACTCGGCCTTCCTGCTGCACGCGGTGCGCGCCGGGCTGGACATGGGCATCGTCAACGCCGGTCAGCTCGCGGTCTACCAGGACATCCCCAAGGACCTGCTCGAGCTCGTCGAGGACGTCATCTTCAACCGCCGCGAGGACGCCACCGACCGCCTGGTCGCGCACGCGGAGACCGTCAGCGGCCGGGGCAAGAAGCGCGAGATCGACCTCAGCTGGCGCGAGGGCGATGTGCGCGGACGCCTTTCGCACGCGCTGGTGCACGGCATCGTCGACTTCATCGAGGAGGACACCGAGGAGGCCCGCCAGCAGCTGCCCAGGCCGCTGGACGTGATCGAGGGCCCGCTGATGGACGGCATGAAGATCGTCGGCGACCTGTTCGGCTCCGGCAAGATGTTCCTGCCGCAGGTGGTGAAGAGCGCCCGCGTGATGAAGCGCTCCGTGGCCTACCTCGAGCCCTTCATGGAGGCGGAGAAGGAAGCGGCCCGCGCCGCGGGCCTGGAGACCGCCGTGCGGGGCAACGGCAAGGTCGTGATGGCCACGGTCAAGGGCGACGTGCACGACATCGGCAAGAACATCGTGGGCGTGGTGCTGGGCTGCAACAACTACGAGGTCATCGACCTCGGTGTGATGGTGCCCGCCGCGAAGATCCTGGACACCGCGGTGTCCGAGGGCGCCGACGCGATCGGCCTGTCCGGCCTGATCACCCCGTCGCTGGACGAGATGGTCAACGTGGCCGCCGAGATGCAGCGCCGCGGCCTGAAGCTGCCACTGCTCATCGGGGGCGCCACCACCTCGCGCCAGCACACCGCGGTGCGCATCGCGCCCAGCTACGACGCGGTGACCGTGCACGTGCTGGACGCCTCCCGCGTGGTGGGCGTGGTCTCTGACCTGCTCGACCCGGACCGCGCCGAGGAGCTGGCCGCCAACAACCGCGAGGACCAGGCCCGGCTGCGCGTGGAGCACGAGGGCAGGCAGCAGAAGGCGCTGCTGACCATGGAGGCCGCGCGCGCCAACCCCGAGGTGGTCTCCTTCGCCGACCTGCCCACCCCGGCCTTCACCGGGCTGAAGGTGGTGACCCCCGACCTCACCACGCTGCGCGAGATGGTCGACTGGACCTTCTTCTTCCTGGCCTGGGAGCTCAAGGGCAAGTTCCCGAAGGTCCTGGAGAACCCGGTGGCCAAGGAGCTCTTCGACGACGCGAACGCGCTGCTGGACCAGATCATCGCCGAGGGCCGGTTCCAGGCGCGCGGTGTGTACGGGTTCTGGCCCGCGCACAGCGAAGGCGACGACATCGTGGTGGAGACCGGCGTGCCCGGCGGCCTGCGGTATCCGATGCTGCGCCAGCAGACCGAGAAGCCCCTGGACCGCCCGAACCGCTGCCTGTCCGACTACGTGGCGCCCGAGGGCGACCACATGGGTGGGTTCGCGGTGGGCATCCACGGCGCGGAGGAGCTGGCCGCCGAGTACGAGGCCAAGCACGACGACTACCGCGCGATCATGGTCAAGGCGCTGGCCGACCGCCTCGCCGAGGCCTTCGCCGAGTACATCCACCTGGAGGCCCGCCGCGCCTGGTTCGAGCCGGAGGCGCAGCCGGAGCTGGCCGACCTGCACGCCGAGCGCTTCCGGGGCATCCGGCCCGCGCTGGGCTACCCGGCCAGCCCCGACCACAGCGAGAAGCGCGAGCTGTTCGAGATGCTGGCCGCCGACGAGATCGGCCTCGGGCTGACCGAGTCCTACGCCATGACCCCGGCCGCCGCGGTCAGCGGGCTGATCTTCCAGCACCCGGGGGCGAAGTACTTCACCGTCGGCCGCCTCGGCCGCGACCAGGTGGAGGACTACGCCAAGCGGCGCGGCATGGACCTGGCCGAGGTCGAGCGGTGGCTGCGCCCGAACCTCGCCTACGACCCCGACGCGGGCTGA
- a CDS encoding VOC family protein, whose product MATRLNPYINFGDRAREAMEFYQSVLGGTLNMNTFGDFGGQGEDADKIMHSQLETEAGLTIMGADAPAGMSHTMGDNVSLCLNGDDSAELHRLFDGLADGGSVTVPLEKQMWGDEFGSFVDKFGISWMVNIAGAGG is encoded by the coding sequence GTGGCCACACGACTGAATCCGTACATCAACTTCGGGGATCGGGCCCGGGAGGCCATGGAGTTCTACCAGTCGGTGCTCGGGGGGACTCTCAACATGAACACCTTTGGGGACTTCGGGGGACAGGGGGAGGACGCGGACAAGATCATGCATTCGCAGCTGGAGACCGAGGCTGGGCTCACGATCATGGGGGCGGACGCGCCCGCTGGGATGAGTCACACCATGGGTGACAACGTGTCGCTGTGTCTCAACGGGGATGACTCGGCGGAGTTGCACCGGCTCTTCGACGGGCTCGCCGACGGGGGCAGTGTGACGGTGCCTCTGGAGAAGCAGATGTGGGGCGATGAGTTCGGGTCCTTCGTCGACAAGTTCGGTATCTCCTGGATGGTGAACATCGCCGGGGCGGGTGGCTGA
- a CDS encoding beta family protein — MSDDQLVVCLKSKMGELEALKHLEQDFGNVTVMVELLDSVSDGGKLLFPRLVDAVKRSFQLGKTLWIDTSRLTGNSPLSHHAGGPLQFVDSRLEDELIKEFGLYSTEMPPFTPVVPDAASDDLLATVRSLITHQHREVVVRLHEPTLSPEEQLRRLERIRRATRIETTHLHVVIDVGYLEHTTPELVTQVTTIASKISTALAPRTVSVLAGSVPRSRVHFTTHLRERPEVTLWQDVCAQSRDVAVHYGDYGVAHPVPSLETGSQPRPPYPYLSYTVPHRTIELRRKPKDPADASDSSSANDAFIDIAEELTGREEFAGEHYSWGDQELIRCGTRRPGNGYGIASKWVALATSHHIGHLARRPAAER, encoded by the coding sequence ATGTCCGATGATCAGCTGGTGGTGTGCCTGAAGAGCAAGATGGGCGAGTTGGAGGCACTCAAGCACCTGGAGCAGGACTTCGGGAACGTGACCGTCATGGTCGAGTTGCTCGACTCAGTGAGCGATGGGGGTAAACTCTTATTTCCCAGGCTAGTGGATGCGGTGAAACGATCGTTCCAACTAGGCAAGACGCTATGGATCGACACCAGCCGCCTCACCGGGAATAGCCCGCTCTCTCACCACGCGGGAGGCCCACTGCAGTTCGTGGACAGCAGACTGGAAGACGAGCTGATCAAAGAATTCGGCCTGTACTCGACGGAAATGCCTCCCTTCACCCCGGTTGTCCCAGACGCAGCCAGTGACGACCTCCTGGCCACGGTGCGCAGCCTGATCACGCATCAGCACCGCGAGGTCGTGGTTCGCCTCCACGAACCGACCCTCAGCCCTGAAGAGCAACTGCGCCGACTCGAACGAATCCGGCGGGCAACAAGAATTGAGACGACGCACCTGCACGTGGTGATCGACGTCGGCTATCTGGAACACACGACACCGGAACTCGTCACCCAGGTCACGACGATAGCCTCAAAGATCAGTACGGCCCTGGCCCCCAGGACAGTCTCCGTGCTGGCCGGGTCTGTGCCGAGGTCCCGTGTCCACTTCACCACTCACCTGCGCGAACGCCCCGAGGTCACACTGTGGCAGGACGTGTGTGCACAGAGCAGAGATGTGGCGGTGCACTACGGGGACTACGGGGTAGCGCATCCCGTCCCTTCATTGGAGACCGGCTCTCAACCGCGGCCTCCCTACCCTTACCTGTCCTACACGGTGCCACACAGGACGATCGAACTCCGACGCAAGCCCAAAGACCCCGCCGATGCCAGCGACTCGAGCTCAGCGAATGATGCGTTCATCGACATCGCGGAAGAGTTGACAGGACGAGAAGAATTCGCCGGTGAGCACTACTCCTGGGGCGACCAGGAGTTGATTCGGTGCGGCACCAGGCGGCCGGGGAACGGATACGGAATCGCATCGAAGTGGGTGGCTCTGGCCACCTCTCACCACATCGGGCACTTGGCTCGCCGACCTGCCGCGGAGCGGTAG
- the rnhA gene encoding ribonuclease HI codes for MAQGNSDRIVEIYTDGACSGNPGPGGWGAVLRYGQHEKEICGGEPGTTTNNRMELMAPISALEGLTRPSVVHIYTDSSYVRNGVTAWMAKWIRNGWLTSNREPVKNVDLWQRLEAAAKPHQVEWHWVKGHAGHPENERADRLALRGMQEALGVSPG; via the coding sequence GTGGCCCAGGGGAACAGCGACCGGATCGTGGAGATCTACACCGACGGGGCGTGCAGCGGGAACCCCGGGCCCGGGGGGTGGGGTGCGGTGTTGCGGTACGGGCAGCACGAGAAGGAGATCTGCGGTGGCGAGCCCGGGACCACCACGAACAACCGGATGGAGCTCATGGCGCCCATCAGCGCGCTGGAGGGCCTGACGCGGCCGTCCGTGGTGCACATCTACACCGACAGCAGCTACGTGCGGAATGGCGTCACCGCCTGGATGGCCAAGTGGATCCGCAACGGCTGGCTCACCAGCAACCGGGAACCCGTGAAGAACGTGGACCTGTGGCAGCGGTTGGAGGCCGCCGCGAAGCCGCACCAGGTCGAGTGGCACTGGGTGAAGGGGCACGCCGGGCACCCGGAGAACGAGCGAGCGGACCGGCTGGCCCTGCGGGGTATGCAGGAGGCACTCGGGGTCTCCCCCGGCTGA
- a CDS encoding macro domain-containing protein: MPVLEVVQGDITTQRVDAIVTAANESLLGGAGVDGAIHRAAGPALAEAAAKLAPCAPGEAVATPAFDLARNTTHILHTVGPLWQGGTDDEQATLTACYRNTLSLADTLDVRTIAFPAIATGSYGYPLDEAARIAVTTLSTTPTKVTAIRLIAFDQATHEALTRALAAQP; this comes from the coding sequence ATGCCGGTACTGGAAGTGGTCCAAGGCGACATCACAACCCAACGGGTGGACGCGATCGTCACGGCCGCCAACGAATCCCTCCTGGGCGGCGCCGGAGTGGACGGCGCGATCCACCGGGCGGCGGGCCCAGCCCTGGCCGAAGCGGCCGCGAAACTGGCCCCCTGCGCCCCGGGCGAAGCGGTGGCCACCCCCGCCTTCGACCTCGCCCGGAACACCACCCACATCCTCCACACGGTGGGCCCGCTCTGGCAGGGCGGCACCGACGACGAACAAGCCACCCTGACCGCCTGCTACCGCAACACCCTCAGCCTGGCCGACACCCTGGACGTTCGCACGATCGCTTTCCCGGCCATCGCCACCGGCAGCTACGGCTACCCCCTGGACGAGGCGGCCCGGATCGCGGTCACCACCCTGTCCACCACCCCGACCAAGGTGACGGCGATCCGCCTGATCGCCTTCGACCAGGCAACCCACGAGGCCCTGACCAGGGCCCTGGCCGCCCAGCCCTGA
- a CDS encoding UvrD-helicase domain-containing protein, translating into MGALRELAGAGGRDGWVFVRHEPVAGEPLGYLVAPRGVFAVVVADGVPEDAELGRVVLHAEQRCGGIVGPRGQVLARSAVHLAVVLTGDLDEVPGRGLGQVITEGRVAELFRADRAQLDAALIASVGAQLGERLSQYQRVQAVEEPTGALIAAEDVVEDQVQVAQRGGFESWLTFLHPQQQAVVSRNYGGPARISGPAGTGKTVVALHRLRYLARRSTGPLLFTTFVRTLPLVHKASFERLAPELADRVRFTNLHAWAREFLRSRGHEVTVHSGQSETAFSRAWMANREALREIEGKVGYWRTEVDRVIKGRGVTSLAEYQRTSRRGRGLPLDGARRERVWALFQSYQRCLAERGLHDHNDVISLALAELRREPHRPPYAAVVVDEVQDITLTGLRLLRELAGDGPNRLLLVGDGQQQVYPGGWRLSDAGIPVQGRGEVLRVNYRNRANVLGFARRFDATNRVDDLDGTAGVGLREAESANAGGEAVSWRGTEADLGAALRQVLSTSDAPPGNTAVIVFHHRDLDRCVKILRQARIPLLRLDDYTGAEDDRVKVGTVHRAKGLDFQAVLVAEFPDEGAEDEEQRELRARQQLVAATRARDFLWWGVVEPG; encoded by the coding sequence GTGGGGGCGCTGCGGGAGCTCGCCGGGGCTGGTGGGCGGGACGGGTGGGTGTTCGTGCGGCACGAGCCCGTTGCCGGGGAGCCGCTCGGGTACCTGGTTGCCCCGCGTGGGGTGTTCGCCGTCGTGGTCGCCGACGGGGTGCCTGAGGATGCCGAGCTCGGGCGGGTCGTGCTGCACGCCGAGCAGCGGTGTGGCGGGATCGTCGGGCCCCGCGGGCAGGTGTTGGCCCGCAGTGCCGTGCACCTCGCCGTGGTGCTCACCGGGGATCTCGACGAGGTGCCCGGGCGGGGGCTCGGGCAGGTCATCACCGAGGGGCGGGTCGCGGAGCTGTTCCGGGCGGACCGGGCGCAGCTCGACGCCGCGCTCATCGCCTCCGTCGGGGCGCAGCTCGGGGAGCGGCTCAGCCAGTACCAGCGGGTCCAGGCCGTCGAGGAGCCGACCGGCGCCCTGATCGCGGCCGAGGACGTCGTCGAGGACCAGGTCCAGGTCGCGCAGCGGGGTGGGTTCGAGAGCTGGCTGACGTTCCTGCACCCGCAGCAGCAGGCCGTGGTCAGCCGCAACTACGGGGGGCCCGCGCGGATCAGCGGGCCCGCCGGGACCGGGAAGACCGTGGTCGCGCTGCACCGGCTGCGCTACCTCGCGCGGCGCAGCACCGGGCCGCTGCTGTTCACCACCTTCGTGCGCACCTTGCCGCTGGTGCACAAGGCCTCCTTCGAGCGGCTCGCGCCCGAGCTCGCCGACCGGGTGCGGTTCACCAACCTGCACGCCTGGGCACGGGAGTTCCTGCGGTCGCGGGGGCATGAGGTGACCGTCCACAGTGGGCAGTCCGAGACCGCGTTCAGCCGGGCCTGGATGGCGAACCGGGAGGCGTTGCGGGAGATCGAGGGCAAGGTCGGGTACTGGCGCACCGAGGTGGACCGCGTGATCAAGGGGCGCGGGGTGACCAGCCTGGCCGAGTACCAGCGCACCAGCAGGCGCGGGCGCGGGCTGCCCCTGGACGGCGCGCGGCGCGAGCGGGTCTGGGCGCTGTTCCAGAGCTACCAGCGCTGCCTGGCCGAACGCGGGCTGCACGACCACAACGACGTGATCAGCCTGGCCCTGGCCGAGCTGCGGCGTGAACCGCACCGGCCGCCCTACGCCGCGGTCGTGGTGGACGAGGTCCAGGACATCACGCTCACCGGGCTGCGGCTGCTGCGCGAGCTGGCCGGGGACGGGCCCAACCGGCTGCTGCTGGTCGGCGACGGCCAGCAGCAGGTCTACCCCGGTGGCTGGCGGCTGTCCGACGCCGGGATCCCGGTGCAGGGGCGCGGCGAGGTGCTGCGCGTGAACTACCGCAACCGCGCCAACGTGCTCGGCTTCGCCCGCCGGTTCGACGCCACCAACCGCGTGGACGACCTGGACGGCACCGCCGGGGTCGGGCTGCGCGAGGCGGAGTCGGCCAACGCGGGCGGCGAGGCGGTGTCCTGGCGCGGCACCGAGGCCGACCTGGGCGCGGCGCTGCGGCAGGTTCTGTCCACTTCGGACGCACCGCCCGGCAACACCGCGGTCATCGTGTTCCACCACCGCGACCTCGACCGCTGCGTCAAGATCCTGCGGCAGGCCCGCATCCCGTTGCTGCGCCTGGACGACTACACCGGAGCCGAGGACGACCGGGTCAAGGTGGGCACCGTGCACCGCGCCAAGGGGCTGGACTTCCAGGCGGTGCTGGTGGCCGAGTTCCCGGACGAGGGCGCTGAGGACGAGGAGCAGCGCGAGCTGCGCGCCCGGCAGCAGCTGGTCGCCGCCACCCGGGCCCGTGACTTCCTGTGGTGGGGAGTCGTCGAGCCCGGGTGA
- a CDS encoding DUF7711 family protein translates to MKWTRAVHHLETLAQTCADLVAKPNPVNPLRVPALWATGAILEAPHEIELIEVAVCVDLPAAEVPWLGEPKGAQHWANLTRMSRNPFQAHWRSARTPVWNHHILRPVLVFSEEHGVHEDALAALAEGKPEPVRAQAPSAEEYRARQAEELALAHTALREATEAYEARRWQPGKLEPFSDTLFRASAGYLDLLANQPA, encoded by the coding sequence ATGAAGTGGACCCGCGCCGTGCACCACCTGGAGACCCTGGCCCAGACCTGCGCCGACCTGGTGGCCAAGCCGAACCCGGTCAACCCGCTGCGGGTGCCCGCGCTGTGGGCCACCGGCGCCATCCTGGAGGCCCCGCACGAGATCGAGCTGATCGAGGTCGCGGTGTGCGTGGACCTGCCCGCGGCCGAGGTGCCGTGGCTCGGCGAGCCGAAGGGCGCCCAGCACTGGGCGAACCTGACCCGCATGTCCCGCAACCCGTTCCAGGCCCACTGGCGCTCGGCCCGCACCCCGGTGTGGAACCACCACATCCTCCGCCCGGTGCTGGTGTTCTCCGAGGAGCACGGCGTGCACGAGGACGCCTTGGCGGCCCTGGCCGAGGGCAAGCCGGAGCCGGTGCGCGCGCAGGCCCCGTCGGCCGAGGAGTACCGCGCCCGCCAGGCCGAGGAGCTGGCACTGGCCCACACGGCGCTGCGCGAGGCCACGGAGGCCTACGAGGCCCGCCGCTGGCAGCCGGGCAAGCTGGAACCCTTCTCCGACACCCTCTTCCGGGCCAGCGCGGGCTACCTGGACCTGCTGGCCAACCAACCGGCTTGA
- a CDS encoding TetR/AcrR family transcriptional regulator produces MTTDHRPRKGTAEKRRAILTGARTVFGRDGYTRASIDSIAREAGVSTRTIYNHFQDKEDLFRSIILESTAQVRDQHLAGFAKTLDGAEDLAAALLACALDLCTPTEVSDQHYALVRQIQAEVNHVPEAVLEAWQDEGPRQIYADLARRLAAFADRGLLVLDNPERAALHFVLLATGELQRLTFVGARPMSAEAVRTSVTAGVAAFLRAYAPR; encoded by the coding sequence GTGACCACCGACCACAGGCCGCGCAAGGGAACCGCGGAGAAGCGCCGCGCGATACTGACCGGCGCCCGCACCGTGTTCGGCCGCGACGGCTACACCCGCGCCAGCATCGACTCCATCGCGCGCGAGGCCGGTGTGTCCACCCGCACGATCTACAACCACTTCCAGGACAAGGAAGACCTGTTCCGGTCGATCATCCTGGAGAGCACCGCCCAGGTCCGCGACCAGCACCTGGCCGGTTTCGCCAAGACCCTGGACGGTGCCGAGGACCTGGCGGCGGCCCTGCTGGCCTGCGCCCTGGACCTGTGCACGCCCACCGAGGTCTCCGACCAGCACTACGCGCTGGTGCGCCAGATCCAGGCCGAGGTCAACCACGTGCCCGAGGCGGTGCTGGAGGCCTGGCAGGACGAGGGCCCGCGCCAGATCTACGCCGACCTGGCCCGCCGCCTGGCCGCCTTCGCCGACCGCGGCCTGCTGGTCCTGGACAACCCGGAGCGCGCCGCCCTGCACTTCGTGCTGCTGGCCACCGGCGAGCTGCAGCGCCTCACCTTCGTCGGCGCCCGGCCGATGTCGGCGGAGGCCGTGCGCACCAGCGTCACCGCGGGCGTGGCGGCGTTCCTGAGGGCCTACGCACCGCGCTGA